The DNA region CTTCAATTGTTTGTATTGACATTTATCTCTCCCCTTTATTAGTATAGTCCCTTGCTTTGTAAATTACCTGATATAACTTGCATACTTCAAAATAAAGTAGCTTTGCACTACTTGCCAACGAAGTAATGTTTATTTGGAGATTCAGTATAATTAAAAATATAAAGGTTAGCCTAACAGTGAATTTCCTGTTAGGCTATCTGTTGTGTGATTCTACGGTTCGTTTATTGATAGTATTTTAAATATACCATAAACTAAATTTGTGAGGAGATATAGTGAGTAATTGCATATCTGAAAAATGAAAAGGGTGAAAAGAGATGAAAATAACAGCGTTTAATGGAAGTCCCCGCGCAGAGCAGAGTACCACCAATATTATCGTTCAGAAATTTTTAGAAGGTGCTAAATTAGCAGGTGCGGAAGTGGATAATGTATTTTTGATTAATAAAAATATTAATCATTGTACAGGATGTTTTTCATGTTGGTTTAAAACGCCAGGACAATGTGTTTTTAATGATGATATGAAAGAGCTGCTTGAAAAGTATATGTCATCAGATATCATTTGCTTTGCCACGCCTGTTTACAGTTGGAATATGACTGCTGCTCTGAAAAATTTTGTAGATCGCCTCATTCCTTTAAGACATCCTGTAACGACAAAGAATGATGGTCATTATGATATGGAGCTTAGAGTAAAGTTCCCCGAGGCAATTGTCATTTCAAATTGTGGCTTTCCAGGAGTAAAAAATTTTGAAACTATAAAAGAAGTCTTCAAGTCTTGTAATCCAGCATTAGAGATTTATAGGAATTGTGGTACTTTGCTAAGAACTCGCGACCCTGAAATAAAAACTGTCGTAGATGAATATTTAGAATATGTAAAAAAGGCTGGTTTTGAGCTTGTTACCAGCAATCAAGTATCTGACAATACGAAATGTAAACTTCAAATGGAAATTAGTAGTCCTGAAGAGTACGTGAAAATGATGAATATATAAGAATTGATTTGATAAATAAAGAGGCTGTAGGGTTAGACTTTTACATCGACATTATTGGTAATAGTCTTATCTAATTTTAAGCTATAATCTACAGCTTCTTGTGAACAAACATCGAAAGACGCAAGGACGGTGGATGTGTTTTGGAGGAAGGATTTATTGAAAAACATAGTAAGACAGCACCACCGTCCCCTGTCTTTTTCTTGTACCAGGAGGAAATGGAAACAAGATTGCAAGGTAGCGCGTAAAATTTTGTGTAAAGTCCAAATGTCAGGATAAGGTCGAGAGCTGAATTACAGAGTAATCTT from Propionispora hippei DSM 15287 includes:
- a CDS encoding flavodoxin family protein — encoded protein: MKITAFNGSPRAEQSTTNIIVQKFLEGAKLAGAEVDNVFLINKNINHCTGCFSCWFKTPGQCVFNDDMKELLEKYMSSDIICFATPVYSWNMTAALKNFVDRLIPLRHPVTTKNDGHYDMELRVKFPEAIVISNCGFPGVKNFETIKEVFKSCNPALEIYRNCGTLLRTRDPEIKTVVDEYLEYVKKAGFELVTSNQVSDNTKCKLQMEISSPEEYVKMMNI